A window from Theobroma cacao cultivar B97-61/B2 chromosome 3, Criollo_cocoa_genome_V2, whole genome shotgun sequence encodes these proteins:
- the LOC18605010 gene encoding probable pectate lyase 18, with protein sequence MAIPSLSLLFLLTSLLIPTLISSSPVQDPEAVMQDVHRAINASRRNLGYLSCGTGNPIDDCWRCDPNWETNRQRLADCAIGFGKNAVGGRDGKIYVVTDSGNDDPVNPKPGTLRHAVIQDEPLWIIFARDMTIQLKEELIMNSFKTIDGRGASVHIAGGPCITIQFVTNIIIHGLNIHDCKQGGNAMVRDSPRHYGWRTISDGDGVSIFGSSHVWVDHNSLSNCKDGLVDAIHGSTAITISNNYMTHHDKVMLLGHSDSYTQDKNMQVTIAFNHFGEGLVQRMPRCRHGYFHVVNNDYTHWEMYAIGGSANPTINSQGNRFTAPEDRFSKEVTKHEDAPESEWKGWNWRSEGDLMVNGAFFTPSGAGASSSYAKASSLGARPSSLVATITTNAGALNCKKGSRC encoded by the exons atggcAATCCCTTCACTTTCTCTTCTGTTCCTCTTAACCTCTCTTCTGATCCCAActctcatttcttcttccCCAGTTCAAGACCCAGAAGCTGTAATGCAAGATGTGCACAG GGCAATCAATGCGTCTAGGAGGAACCTTGGATACCTCTCCTGCGGCACCGGCAACCCCATTGACGACTGCTGGCGATGTGACCCCAATTGGGAGACGAACCGCCAGAGGCTTGCTGACTGTGCAATTGGGTTTGGCAAGAATGCCGTTGGTGGAAGAGATGGTAAAATTTACGTTGTCACTGACTCTGGTAACGACGACCCAGTGAACCCCAAGCCAGGAACTCTGAGGCACGCTGTGATTCAAGATGAACCATTGTGGATCATTTTCGCTCGTGACATGACCATTCAATTGAAGGAAGAACTCATCATGAACTCTTTCAAGACAATCGACGGCAGGGGTGCTAGTGTTCACATTGCCGGAGGTCCATGCATTACTATCCAGTTTGTGACCAACATTATTATTCATGGACTCAACATTCATGACTGCAAGCAAGGAGGGAATGCTATGGTGAGGGACTCCCCACGGCATTATGGCTGGAGGACCATATCGGACGGTGATGGCGTGTCTATCTTTGGTTCTAGCCACGTTTGGGTTGATCATAATTCATTATCAAACTGCAAGGACGGGCTGGTTGATGCCATCCACGGGTCCACGGCCATCACCATTTCGAACAACTACATGACTCACCATGATAAGGTTATGCTATTGGGGCACAGTGATTCCTATACTCAGGACAAGAACATGCAAGTCACCATAGCCTTTAATCACTTTGGAGAAGGGCTTGTCCAAAGAATGCCAAG ATGTAGACATGGGTATTTCCACGTGGTGAACAACGACTACACCCATTGGGAAATGTATGCCATTGGAGGGAGTGCTAACCCAACCATCAACAGCCAAGGGAACAGATTTACTGCACCTGAAGACAGATTCAGCAAAGAG GTGACCAAGCATGAAGATGCACCCGAGAGTGAATGGAAGGGCTGGAATTGGAGATCAGAAGGGGACCTGATGGTGAATGGTGCATTTTTCACCCCGTCTGGTGCGGGCGCCTCCTCGAGCTATGCTAAGGCTTCTAGCTTGGGTGCTAGGCCATCTTCACTTGTGGCTACGATAACGACTAATGCTGGTGCACTTAATTGCAAGAAAGGTTCTCGTTGCTGA